One Oryza glaberrima chromosome 11, OglaRS2, whole genome shotgun sequence genomic region harbors:
- the LOC127754343 gene encoding alpha-L-arabinofuranosidase 1-like isoform X1, whose translation MGSRESSFMSTIFFFLLLFSLGCKCIASELHLHATQTAVLKVDASPQLARQIPDTLFGIFFEEINHAGAGGIWAELVSNRGFEAGGPHTPSNIDPWSIIGDDSSIFVATDRTSCFSRNTVALRMEVLCDNCPAGGVGIYSPGFWGMNIEDGKTYNLVMYVKSPETVELTVSLTSSDGSQNLASTTIPLVPFLSILGQENKDVCPFPLVLKGLYCCRVSGVSNWTKLEQKLVAQGTNRTSRLQITTNKKGVVWFDQVSLMPADTYKGHGFRTELISMMLDLKPRFLRFPGGCFVEGEWLRNAFRWRESIGPWEERPGHFGDVWHYWTDDGLGYYEFLQLSEDLGAAPIWVFNNGISHNDEVDTAAIAPFVKDVLDSLEFARGSADSTWGSVRAAMGHPEPFPVKYVAIGNEDCGKKFYRGNYLKFYNAIREAYPDIQMISNCDASSSPLDHPADLYDFHVYTDSKTLFSMKNTFDRSSRNGPKAFVSEYAVWRSDAGRGSLLASLAEAAFLTGLEKNSDVVQMASYAPLFVNNNDQTWNPDAIVFNSWQQYGTPSYWMQTLFGESSGAIFHPVTITSSYSGSLAASAITWQDSENSFLRVKIINFGSDPVSLTISATGLQARVNALGSTATVLTSSNVMDENSFSNPNKVVPVKSQLSNAAEQMQVTLVPHSFSSFDLALAQSKLVAEM comes from the exons ATGGGTTCCAGAGAATCATCCTTCATGAgtaccatcttcttcttcttgcttctgTTCTCCCTCGGCTGCAAGTGTATAGCTTCAGAGTTACACTTACATGCGACCCAGACTGCGGTCCTCAAGGTTGATGCCTCACCGCAACTTGCTCGACAGATCCCTGACACACTATTTGGAATATTTTTTGAG GAAATCAACCATGCAGGGGCTGGTGGAATATGGGCTGAACTTGTTAGTAACAGAG GTTTTGAAGCTGGAGGCCCTCATACCCCATCAAACATTGATCCATGGTCCATAATTGGTGATGACTCTTCCATATTTGTGGCGACTGATCGAACGTCATGTTTTAGTCGGAATACTGTTGCTCTAAGGATGGAGGTTCTCTGTGATAATTGCCCAGCTGGTGGTGTTGGCATTTATAGCCCAGGGTTCTGGGGCATG AACATAGAAGATGGAAAGACCTACAATTTAGTGATGTATGTCAAATCACCAGAAACTGTGGAGTTGACAGTTTCCTTAACAAGTTCTGATGGGTcgcaaaatttggcttcaactACCATACCGTTAGTGCCTTTTCTCTCAATACTGGGACAGGAGAACAAGGATGTTTGCCCATTCCCATTAGTTTTGAAAGGATTATATTGTTGCAGGGTTTCTGGTGTGTCGAATTGGACAAAACTGGAGCAGAAGTTGGTTGCTCAAGGAACAAATAGAACCTCAAGGCTTCAAATAACAACTAACAAGAAGGGAGTTGTATGGTTTGATCAAGTATCGCTCATGCCTGCAGACACTTACAAG GGACATGGTTTTCGCACAGAACTTATATCTATGATGTTGGACTTAAAACCACGATTCTTGAGATTCCCTG GAGGTTGCTTTGTGGAGGGGGAATGGTTAAGGAACGCATTCAGGTGGAGAGAATCTATTGGTCCATGGGAAGAGAGGCCTGGACACTTTGGGGATGTTTGGCATTACTGGACTGATGATGGCCTTGGATATTATGAATTTCTCCAG CTTTCTGAGGATCTGGGTGCTGCCCCAATCTGGGTGTTCAACAATG GAATCAGCCATAATGATGAAGTTGATACTGCTGCGATTGCTCCTTTTGTAAAA GACGTATTGGACAGTCTAGAATTTGCAAGGGGGAGTGCAGATTCAACATGGGGTTCTGTTAGAGCTGCAATGGGGCACCCCGAACCATTCCCTGTCAAATACGTCGCAATTGGAAATGAAGATTGTGGGAAAAAATTTTACCGCG GTAATTACCTCAAGTTTTATAATGCTATAAGGGAGGCCTATCCAGACAttcaaatgatttcaaattgtGATGCTTCATCAAGTCCACTTGACCATCCTGCTGAtttatatgatttccat GTCTATACTGATTCTAAGACTTTGTTTTCAATGAAGAATACATTTGATAGATCATCTCGTAATGGGCCCAAG GCTTTTGTCAGTGAATATGCTGTTTGGAGAAGTGATGCAGGTAGAGGAAGTCTACTTGCTTCATTGGCAGAGGCAGCTTTCCTTACTGGACTGGAGAAGAATAG TGATGTTGTTCAGATGGCAAGTTATGCACCACTCTTCGTGAACAACAATGATCAAAC GTGGAACCCAGACGCCATTGTATTTAACTCCTGGCAACAATATGGAACTCCTAGTTACTGGATGCAGACTCTTTTCGGTGAATCTAGCGGTGCTATTTTTCATCCAGTTACAATCACTTCCAGCTACTCTGGTTCTCTGGCAGCATCTGCAATTACTTGGCAGGATTCTGAAAATAGCTTCTTAAGAGTAAAG attataaactttgggtctgaTCCAGTGAGCCTCACGATCTCTGCAACTGGGCTTCAGGCCCGTGTTAATGCACTGGGATCAACTGCCACTGTTCTCACATCCAGTAATGTGATGGATGAGAACTCTTTTAGTAACCCGAATAAG GTTGTTCCTGTCAAAAGCCAGCTTTCAAATGCAGCAGAGCAGATGCAAGTCACGCTTGTTCCTCACTCTTTCTCCTCATTCGATCTTGCGCTTGCCCAGTCCAAACTCGTGGCAGAGATGTGA
- the LOC127754343 gene encoding alpha-L-arabinofuranosidase 1-like isoform X2 translates to MGSRESSFMSTIFFFLLLFSLGCKCIASELHLHATQTAVLKVDASPQLARQIPDTLFGIFFEEINHAGAGGIWAELVSNRGFEAGGPHTPSNIDPWSIIGDDSSIFVATDRTSCFSRNTVALRMEVLCDNCPAGGVGIYSPGFWGMNIEDGKTYNLVMYVKSPETVELTVSLTSSDGSQNLASTTIPVSGVSNWTKLEQKLVAQGTNRTSRLQITTNKKGVVWFDQVSLMPADTYKGHGFRTELISMMLDLKPRFLRFPGGCFVEGEWLRNAFRWRESIGPWEERPGHFGDVWHYWTDDGLGYYEFLQLSEDLGAAPIWVFNNGISHNDEVDTAAIAPFVKDVLDSLEFARGSADSTWGSVRAAMGHPEPFPVKYVAIGNEDCGKKFYRGNYLKFYNAIREAYPDIQMISNCDASSSPLDHPADLYDFHVYTDSKTLFSMKNTFDRSSRNGPKAFVSEYAVWRSDAGRGSLLASLAEAAFLTGLEKNSDVVQMASYAPLFVNNNDQTWNPDAIVFNSWQQYGTPSYWMQTLFGESSGAIFHPVTITSSYSGSLAASAITWQDSENSFLRVKIINFGSDPVSLTISATGLQARVNALGSTATVLTSSNVMDENSFSNPNKVVPVKSQLSNAAEQMQVTLVPHSFSSFDLALAQSKLVAEM, encoded by the exons ATGGGTTCCAGAGAATCATCCTTCATGAgtaccatcttcttcttcttgcttctgTTCTCCCTCGGCTGCAAGTGTATAGCTTCAGAGTTACACTTACATGCGACCCAGACTGCGGTCCTCAAGGTTGATGCCTCACCGCAACTTGCTCGACAGATCCCTGACACACTATTTGGAATATTTTTTGAG GAAATCAACCATGCAGGGGCTGGTGGAATATGGGCTGAACTTGTTAGTAACAGAG GTTTTGAAGCTGGAGGCCCTCATACCCCATCAAACATTGATCCATGGTCCATAATTGGTGATGACTCTTCCATATTTGTGGCGACTGATCGAACGTCATGTTTTAGTCGGAATACTGTTGCTCTAAGGATGGAGGTTCTCTGTGATAATTGCCCAGCTGGTGGTGTTGGCATTTATAGCCCAGGGTTCTGGGGCATG AACATAGAAGATGGAAAGACCTACAATTTAGTGATGTATGTCAAATCACCAGAAACTGTGGAGTTGACAGTTTCCTTAACAAGTTCTGATGGGTcgcaaaatttggcttcaactACCATACC GGTTTCTGGTGTGTCGAATTGGACAAAACTGGAGCAGAAGTTGGTTGCTCAAGGAACAAATAGAACCTCAAGGCTTCAAATAACAACTAACAAGAAGGGAGTTGTATGGTTTGATCAAGTATCGCTCATGCCTGCAGACACTTACAAG GGACATGGTTTTCGCACAGAACTTATATCTATGATGTTGGACTTAAAACCACGATTCTTGAGATTCCCTG GAGGTTGCTTTGTGGAGGGGGAATGGTTAAGGAACGCATTCAGGTGGAGAGAATCTATTGGTCCATGGGAAGAGAGGCCTGGACACTTTGGGGATGTTTGGCATTACTGGACTGATGATGGCCTTGGATATTATGAATTTCTCCAG CTTTCTGAGGATCTGGGTGCTGCCCCAATCTGGGTGTTCAACAATG GAATCAGCCATAATGATGAAGTTGATACTGCTGCGATTGCTCCTTTTGTAAAA GACGTATTGGACAGTCTAGAATTTGCAAGGGGGAGTGCAGATTCAACATGGGGTTCTGTTAGAGCTGCAATGGGGCACCCCGAACCATTCCCTGTCAAATACGTCGCAATTGGAAATGAAGATTGTGGGAAAAAATTTTACCGCG GTAATTACCTCAAGTTTTATAATGCTATAAGGGAGGCCTATCCAGACAttcaaatgatttcaaattgtGATGCTTCATCAAGTCCACTTGACCATCCTGCTGAtttatatgatttccat GTCTATACTGATTCTAAGACTTTGTTTTCAATGAAGAATACATTTGATAGATCATCTCGTAATGGGCCCAAG GCTTTTGTCAGTGAATATGCTGTTTGGAGAAGTGATGCAGGTAGAGGAAGTCTACTTGCTTCATTGGCAGAGGCAGCTTTCCTTACTGGACTGGAGAAGAATAG TGATGTTGTTCAGATGGCAAGTTATGCACCACTCTTCGTGAACAACAATGATCAAAC GTGGAACCCAGACGCCATTGTATTTAACTCCTGGCAACAATATGGAACTCCTAGTTACTGGATGCAGACTCTTTTCGGTGAATCTAGCGGTGCTATTTTTCATCCAGTTACAATCACTTCCAGCTACTCTGGTTCTCTGGCAGCATCTGCAATTACTTGGCAGGATTCTGAAAATAGCTTCTTAAGAGTAAAG attataaactttgggtctgaTCCAGTGAGCCTCACGATCTCTGCAACTGGGCTTCAGGCCCGTGTTAATGCACTGGGATCAACTGCCACTGTTCTCACATCCAGTAATGTGATGGATGAGAACTCTTTTAGTAACCCGAATAAG GTTGTTCCTGTCAAAAGCCAGCTTTCAAATGCAGCAGAGCAGATGCAAGTCACGCTTGTTCCTCACTCTTTCTCCTCATTCGATCTTGCGCTTGCCCAGTCCAAACTCGTGGCAGAGATGTGA
- the LOC127754344 gene encoding alpha-L-arabinofuranosidase 1-like, whose product MNVEEGKAYNLVMHIRSLESVELTASLTCSNGSQNLASNSVRETNLSTWTKVELQLLAQGTCRTSRLELTTRKRGVIWLDQVSLMPSETYKGHGFRKELMYMLLDLKPRFLRFPGGCFVEGNWLKNAFRWKETIGPWEERAGHYGDVWHYWTDDGLGYYELLQLAEDLGATPVWVLNIGMSHHDAVNGTMLAPFVKDAIDSLEFAKGSDKSTWGSVRATMGHPEPFPLKYVALGNEDCAPFKLIYRENYPMFYNAIKEAYPDIQIISNCDGSSGPLDHPADLYDYHIYENASTVFLKKNEFERTSRNGPKIFVSEYAVNGEDAGNGSLLASLAEAAFLIGLEKNSDVVQMACYAPLFVNDNDRVWNPDAIVFNSWQQYGTPSYWMQTYFRESSGAMIHPIMISSSYSDLLAASAITWQDAENTFLRVKIVNFGPNAVNLTISSSGLQAGVDTAKSTVTVLTSSNLLDENSFSEPNKVVPVTSELPNAAEQMQVLHLPYSICSFDLALV is encoded by the exons ATG AATGTAGAAGAAGGAAAGGCATATAATCTAGTCATGCATATCAGATCATTAGAATCGGTGGAGTTGACAGCTTCACTCACATGCTCAAATGGATCGCAAAATCTGGCATCAAATTCTGTtcg AGAAACTAATTTGTCAACTTGGACAAAGGTAGAGCTACAGTTACTAGCTCAAGGGACATGCAGAACTTCAAGACTTGAACTAACAACCAGGAAAAGGGGAGTAATATGGCTTGATCAGGTGTCACTCATGCCTTCAGAAACATACAAG GGCCATGGTTTTCGCAAGGAACTCATGTACATGCTTTTGGACCTAAAACCACGGTTTCTACGGTTTCCTG GGGGTTGCTTTGTCGAAGGCAATTGGTTAAAAAATGCATTCAGGTGGAAGGAAACTATTGGTCCATGGGAAGAGAGAGCTGGACACTATGGAGATGTTTGGCACTACTGGACAGATGATGGCCTTGGGTATTATGAGTTACTCCAG CTTGCTGAAGACTTGGGTGCTACCCCAGTATGGGTGCTCAACATTG GGATGAGTCACCATGATGCAGTTAATGGAACTATGCTCGCACCTTTTGTAAAG GATGCAATTGACAGTCTTGAGTTTGCAAAGGGGAGTGACAAATCAACATGGGGCTCTGTTAGAGCCACGATGGGGCACCCTGAACCATTCCCACTGAAGTATGTTGCACTAGGGAATGAAGATTGTGCTCCATTCAAGCTGATATACCGAG AAAATTATCCCATGTTCTACAATGCCATAAAAGAGGCTTATCCTGACATCCAAATAATTTCAAACTGTGATGGCTCGTCTGGGCCACTTGATCATCCTGCCGATCTCTATGACTACCAC ATATATGAAAATGCATCCACTGTGTTTCTCAAGAAGAATGAATTTGAGAGGACATCACGTAATGGTCCAAAG ATATTTGTGAGTGAGTATGCTGTTAATGGTGAGGATGCTGGCAATGGAAGCCTTCTTGCATCATTGGCAGAAGCTGCTTTCCTAATTGGTTTAGAGAAAAATAG TGATGTCGTTCAGATGGCATGTTATGCACCACTCTTCGTGAATGACAACGATCGCGT CTGGAACCCAGATGCTATTGTCTTCAACTCCTGGCAACAGTATGGAACTCCTAGTTATTGGATGCAGACATATTTCCGTGAATCAAGCGGTGCTATGATTCATCCAATTATGATCAGTTCCAGCTACTCTGATTTATTGGCTGCCTCTGCAATCACCTGGCAAGACGCTGAGAATACCTTTCTGAGAGTGAAG ATAGTAAACTTTGGGCCAAATGCTGTGAACCTCACAATATCTTCAAGTGGACTTCAAGCTGGTGTAGATACGGCAAAATCAACTGTGACTGTTCTCACATCCAGCAACTTGCTGGATGAAAATTCATTTAGTGAACCAAACAAG GTCGTGCCAGTTACCAGCGAGTTGCCGAATGCAGCAGAACAGATGCAAGTCTTACATCTTCCTTACTCAATTTGTTCGTTTGATCTTGCTCTGGTTTAG
- the LOC127755029 gene encoding uncharacterized protein LOC127755029, which produces MASRRNVWGYAPLPTEDRDDSNLTDDVDLRFTYTPKSLRKIPWKSIALALFLLLLGCSLLFLSYFIFTGHMEGDNSQAYGLLFLGILAFLPGFYETQVAYYSSRGAPGYTFASIPDY; this is translated from the exons ATGGCGTCTAGACGCAATGTTTGGGGGTATGCTCCTCTTCCTACAGAGGACAGGGATGACAGCAATCTTACTGATGATGTTGACCTTCGGTTCACTTACACCCCAAAATCCCTCAGAAAAATCCCGTGGAAGTCAATTGCCCTGGCactattcctcctcctcctaggaTGTTCGCTTCTCTTCCTGTCATATTTTATATTCACAGGTCACATGGAGGGGGATAACTCTCAGGCATATGGTCTCTTGTTCCTGGGCATCCTTGCCTTCCTTCCTG GTTTTTATGAGACTCAAGTTGCTTACTATTCCTCGAGAGGAGCACCAGGGTACACCTTTGCATCTATTCCAGATTATTAA
- the LOC127755666 gene encoding uncharacterized protein LOC127755666, with translation MVSSHGIANAFFPFAVALVAASQAQHAANADSFMLGACKIFAGSSSGVISVTFCMDALGSDSRSLSASHYSDLAIIVIDLLTSNTTSTKAKIDNILKDDGNGLKPGDATTVCFQSCQAAYASVLQGQLGIFYNVQAGRFPEAMSALEKLANMVEEYEKGFGKSNVKSLLAIENHDSFELAKLGALLLNEEH, from the coding sequence ATGGTCTCCTCCCATGGCATCGCCAATGCCTTcttccccttcgccgtcgccctcgtcgCGGCGTCTCAAGCTCAACACGCCGCCAACGCTGACTCTTTCATGCTCGGCGCATGCAAGATCTTCgctggcagcagcagcggcgtcaTCAGCGTCACGTTCTGCATGGACGCGCTCGGTTCCGACAGCCGGAGCCTCAGCGCCAGCCACTACAGTGACCtcgccatcatcgtcatcgaccTCCTGACATCCAACACGACGAGCACCAAGGCCAAGATAGACAACATCCTCAAGGACGACGGCAACGGCTTGAAACCCGGCGATGCCACGACAGTGTGCTTCCAGTCGTGCCAGGCAGCATACGCCAGCGTGCTACAGGGTCAGCTTGGCATCTTCTACAACGTACAGGCTGGCAGATTTCCGGAGGCGATGTCGGCGTTGGAGAAGTTAGCTAACATGGTGGAGGAATACGAGAAAGGGTTCGGGAAGAGTAATGTCAAGTCATTGCTCGCCATAGAGAACCACGATAGCTTTGAGCTCGCCAAGCTTGGCGCTTTGTTACTCAATGAGGAACATTGA